The genomic DNA ttagcgcgtttaatcaaacaaacaaactcttcagctttataatattagtatagataatatactgattgtaatgtatttttgtaGCTCACATAACAAAAGCGCTGCAGCAAGGCTGCGACAATTGCACGGACGAGCAAAAAGAGAGCGTACGTAAAGTCATCGGCCACCTGGTGAAGAATGAACAGGCGTACTGGAAGGAACTGGTGGAGAAGTACGATCCAGAAGGTGTATATTCAAAGAAGTATGAAGACGAACTGCAagccataaataaataaaacaatactgaTGGAAAAATTAAATGATAGACTTAAGCGCATTTAGGAAATGGGTTTCACCTTATATGTAACGTCATATTCTCGTACCTGTTACAGTTTGTGCGCTGCagaatggtgcgggtgacagttgccttattacgttcataatatgtactattatcgtgaatcgcgtcaaactttcaagagtgaattGAACTGTCGACCGCACCATGATACAGCGCACATAGTGTAGGATAAATATGTCGACCACCTGAAAAGCTGTTGAAAAGTGAAGTGAAGCTTAGGAAATGGCTTTTTTAGATgctctcgttatcaacccatattcggctcactgctgagctcgagtctccaaaatgagaggggttaggccaatagtccaccatgctggcagacttcacacacgcagagaattaagaaaattctgtggtatacaggtttcctcacgatgttttccttcactaaAAAGTTTGAGGGCCATGtgaatcggattcgaacccacaccctccggaatcggaggcagaggtcattatcCACttggttatcacggctctttataataaaaaaaactaaatatactttattaaaactatatatacttacataaatatataatgtaagtaaatacaaaaatgtggatcagtttttgatttgattttgtaaGTACGTAATCTATCTATAGTATGAAATTGTCAGTGGGTTATGTTCTATCTGCAGAAATATGAGAACGAAATGAAAGCCATATAAGTAAGGATACTGTTAAAAAATAGAAATGGTAGAATTTCGAAATGACCTAAATAGTAGGTATCTCTGTATGCGACGTTCGTCGACTAAAATCCGGTTGGATACGTATGTTTTAAGTAATGAAATCGCTCCGTCTGCTTCATAAAAGTAATTGCTGTGATTAAGTGATGTTCTACAGTAAAAATGTGTGCCTGGGTAAATTTAAtttccaattaaaattaaatgatagtaattttaattaagatatTCTTAGTGtacattgtaattttaattaagatattctttgtgtatattttatgttgttgacgttggggtcctaaagtgctggaatggaccccaggtggggggtcgaccCCAGGTAGGGGGTCGAGCAACACTGCCACCACtgagacatcaagcgagtcgtagagagccgctggatgctggcggctcgagaccgttgtgcttggaggtccatgcaagatgcctatgtccagcaatggccgtccatcggctgataatgataatgataaataagaataatcttttacaattttttattaatattggtaCACTGCAAACACTTATTGTAAAgtcctgctaatattataaacgcaaaagtttgtatggatgtttggatgtatgtttggatgtttgttactctttaacgccgcaactactgaaccgatttggctgaaatttggaatggaaatatattttactctggattaacacataggctactttgtatcctaaaaaaatccttggattcacgagatttacaaaccttatgattttgatggtatgagtgttcgttactctttcacgcctcgactactgaaccgaattagctgaaatttggcattaagatatattatagcatggattaacacataagctaatttttatcccagaaaagtccacgggatttgtgagaaactaaattccacgcggacaaagtctagtacgttttgacggcctccgtggcgcagtggtatgcacggtggatttacaacacggaggtcctgagttcgactCCTGGCTGggaagattgagattttcttaatttgtccaggtctggctggtgggaggcttcggccgtggctagttaccaccctaccggcaaagacgtaccgccagcgatttagcgttccggtatgatgccgtgtagaaaccgaaaggggtgtggattttcatcctcctcctaacaagttagcccgctaccatcttagactgcatcatcacttaccatcaggtgagattgtagtcaagggctaacttgtaaagaataaaaaaaaacgatacgAATATTCgaatacgaaattaatattgtttacgttacatttgatatgagtcaactaggTACCCCATTGTACCCATTGTAGCGTCACAGTTTACCAATATTGCCTAGAGCATGTGTAAAGGCGGCTTTATACAGAGATCCATTGAATTCCTACGCAATACCCCTGTGTCGTAAACTGTAACAGTTCAACTGAAAGGCTATGTTCAGTGATGTTAGATCCAAAAGCGACGTTTGCTTTGAACCGAACATTCCTCGGAATTAAGTATTCAGTATAAGCTTTCACTTCGGGTTTCGCTGTTTTAGTGGTTCAGTTGACGTTGAATAGTAAAATGtagtcatcatctccttacccttatcccacttaagtggggtagGAAAACTAtgtcatcatccactccttttacacacatgtcctctttcacataATCCAACCATcccttctttggccttcctctcctcttatgtccttgcacttgcacattcaacatttttctagtaatatgactttcctccctacgcattacatgtccataccaagctaaccttctactgtATATTATCCTTTGAAATGTAGGCCTGAAACTTGGcgcgatttgagaccataatacgtagaaggttacaggatattttttgttgcgaaaattaaatcagaagagGATGAAACAGGggttaataattttatggaaatttttcatttttcaagttacatttgtaagaATTGGTATGtttactactagaaaaatacttaaaaattatatcgtgaggtaaagaaaaaacatagtgaggaaacctgcatattaattctctgcgtgtgtgaagtttggtaatccgcattgagccagcgtggtggactattggcctaacccctctcattctgagatgagactcgaactcggcagtgagccgaatatggattgataatgtaTGTTATGTTCTTCCAAAGATATGGTATTAAGTAATTAACCTTGTTCATTTTGAAACATGAAAcaatcaataaatttaaaaatcaagagCAATATAAATTgagttacattataaaaaattgCTTTGAACATTTGTACAGGATTTATATGTTGCAAGatatataagttttattattattagtagtaaaatatcattcaatattatttatgactGTGACTATATAGTTCAGAATCCGAGATACATTTTTACTAAGTATTAATACTACCatgcaaaggagatggtccaaaattgtatgcagcccaggatcagtcaatataccctggcggaaataaaagaaaataaaattttcaactatttttggaATATGCAAATCTaccaatttactttaattctttcgaaataatattcattctcttgcattctctcccaagaaatgcaacactaatatgggtaacaatggcggattgatgacgttttcaatgcaagtcgttttgacgtttgctgtcaaatgtcatgtcatagttgcttgggcgccatcttgttataaaactcaaaaacttgggttttatttaattacaacaaGTGAATacactttaaattttaacaaataccctgtatttttaaattttaatgatacggggtataagagtggatctgaaatggaccatctccttttcgtAAGAAGCCTCATCTTGATGAAacgtttaacttttttatttcttatttttaaactagcaaTAGCTAGCAGGGGTACTAGGGAATAAGAAATTTTGGGTATACGACCGGGATAGCATAccattaattaagcaacaggaTAAAACCGCTTtgatattaacaattttgatgACCTAGTTATTGATACAAATTGGGAGGAGAAGGtcatcataaattaaaaaaaaagtcagttgtcaaaaaaatgtttgtttttatgaaatactatttaataatcttcatagaccagaatatactttatttcttgtaaaaaaacagttgccaaccctagagcgagggaacgacgcatgacgtcatctttttttcgagtgtgcagccggcttcatcgaattataagacattgtcacgtcaaaaagttCAGTAGTTcagtatttatatttcattagcaggtttatttcaattacgagtaggtatatttatagaGATAATCGCTTGAACACATTATTGTATGTTATTGTATGTTATTGTatgttattgtaaatatacaCGTATGGAtgttatattacgagtatgtgttTATTTAGTTCTTATCTGCCtcacaatgttattttattcaCTGTTGGTGCTGTGGAACTGACAGATGTTTGAATATTAAATTGCCTGTAGATACACGGTGCGATAGacggtatattttatttatttccaatgAAATATTTATCTACTGTAAGTTTCGGATGGAGTAAATTcttgtattaaaaactagctAGGTACataagacatacatacatatagctAGGTACATTTTACTTTCTCTCGGGAACAATAAATCGGGTGCTGTGTGTTTTCTATAAATTTGTGTTGTTTCTTTTTAAGCGTGTGTTTATATCCAACAACCTTTTAAATAAGAAAGAATATTCAAATCAGTACGTAAGTTTCTAATTTGCCTCAACGCCTACTCAAAAATGTCCAGCGCGCGCGCGGACGACGCCGACGAGCCGTAGCCGAATTGACGCCTGGTTGACGGCGAAGCGATATGGTACCCATCCCTTTCCGAGCTTATAAATGTGTTATGACCTTTAGTCTTCTAACTACGGGTATTCGAGGGTTTTTACATCGCCTAGCCGAAGCTCAGTTGACGCCTGGTTGACGGTGAGGCGAAACGGTACCTTGTCTTTACGAGCTTTTAAGTGTGCTATGTATGTAGTGCTATATATGAGTATGTGTGGAGCAAAAACGTGGACACTGACGCTATGGAGAGCGCTATGTTATGGTACGTTTACACGCTTGCCAAGCCTTGGCAAGGATCGACAATCGCAAGCATGTAAAAAGGGCGTTTGGCTTGGCTTGCGTGGGCTTGTTTCCAACCCAGTTGAGTGTCGGTTTTTTTACGGCAAGTTTAAGTAGGCGTTTACGGCAAGCGCTTGCGATGCATTTACATGTTGGTCCGCACTCCGCTTTTAGTAGCCATTGTGATCTCGCGGCGAGTACACGCTTGCTTGATTttacgaaaaataaataaaaaatgattttgcTGACGCATTCACAAGCGTATAAACGCCTTTCAAACGCCAAACGAGATTTGTGGAGGCTTGGGACTGTTTGCAGTTTGCCAAGGCTTGGCAAGCGTGTAAACGTACCTTTAGGAGTCTTTCTGAAGTACAAAATCCAGAACGAGATCAGTTTTCGTTTCGTTCTCCGAAATCCTTAGGAGACCTAAACTAATCGACAGCCCAAAGGATTTGCtaactgaagtggcaatcggCGGGCCTTTTTTGTCGCAGAAGAGATCGCCGCTGATGCAGACGTGTTCTAGAGTGGAGTAGCACGCCCTCCAGCTAAATGGTCCGTCAACATTAAAAAGATAGTGGGAAGTACCTGGATGAGGAAGGTGGAGGATCGAATGTGGATGAATGTGAGCTATCGGAAatgcctatgtctagcagtggcaGGATACAGGCTGATAATGTAGTGTGCTATGACCTTTATTCTTCTAACTATGGGCATTCGTgggtatttaataaacaaaatgatattaatttaaaatgataaatgTTGAGGTTAGGCATAATAAAGCGATTCACGTGATTTTCCATGTAAATTGACCAAATAGTGACCGCAGCCGACTAggtatacctatttatttttatttatttaatagaacaCTTCAGAATACAGGAAATACCAGAAGCCGCGTTCAGCTGTCATTAAAAAGCACGTGATAGATTATTTTGATATCATAGTCAGTCATAGTCACTTAATAACCTGTATCTTTTtctgacgtgacaacgtcttacaATTCGATGGAGACTGCACACTCGAATAAATATGACGTCATGAGTCGttctctcgctctagggttgccaacttttcttacaagaaataaagtatatctcgctctagggttgccaactttttttacaagaattaaagtatattctggtcgccagtaaaccgtctttacagacaacactcccatgatatgcgggcgacagggggagaCTGCGtggatgtgaaatcgtgcgtgcggagaagtgacgtgcatcagtcgtgggtttttcatttatcgctacacgccccctggcccgcgcggaacatcgggagtattacgaacgaagttgccaagctataatcgcttgttcgtgaaattttgacggcctccgtggcgcagtggtatgcgcggtggatttacaacacggaggtcctgggttcaatccccggctgggccgattgaggttttcttaattgttccaggtccagctggtgggtggcttctgccgtggctcgaaaccaccctaccggcaaagacgtacgagcgatttagcgttccggtacaatgccgtgtagaaaccgaaaggagtgaggattttcttcctcctcataacaagttcgcccgcttccatcttaaattgcatcatcacttaccatcaagtgagattgtagtcaagggctaacttgtaaagaataaaaaaaaacagtaacttCAACGGCTTCATTCCTATGATCACACCTTCTAgagttttctatattctgagTAGAACACCGCAAAGCTAACAGTGTTCGCATGTTTTGTGAAAATCATTTTCAACGTGACacagttttaaaatgaaaataataatttataacgaATATATAATTTCCATTGTTCTGGAGTCGAACACGCAACTTTTCGTGTTCAAGTTTTGGGTGtgacaattttaattatcataattaaaagTATGAACAAGCACTTTGTTTGGgtaaatattacctaaatacCGACTATATTAATTAGGTTCctatttaaagtttaattatgaggttaaaataatatggttattttgtaattttacgtGTGTACTCATACTcgaagttataatatttttttataaatcatgaATACCAAATTATATATTTCAGGTCATCTATAAGTAGCCTAGATTTTTATTTACTGAAccagttttaaaaatctttgtGATAATATGAAGAactaatgtttgtttttttttttaacgtaccAAATGCAAAAaattgcgttccggtacgatgtattgtagaaaccgaaaggggtgtgaattttcatcctcttcctaacaagctagcctgcttccatcttagatagcatctaatattataaagctgaaaagtttgtttgtttgattgaacgcgctaatctcaggaactactggtccgatttgaaaaattctttcagtgttagatagcccatttatcgaggaagtctataggctatatgttatccccgtattcttacgggaacgggaaccacgcaggtgaaaccgcgcggcgtctttcATCACATATaacagctgagattgtagtccaggct from Bicyclus anynana chromosome 20, ilBicAnyn1.1, whole genome shotgun sequence includes the following:
- the LOC112047146 gene encoding allergen Tha p 1-like, producing the protein MMKLLIAVVLILVVQIGGQVDTGRFNSVNIDEVLANKRLLAAYIKCVLDKGRCTLEGKELKSHITKALQQGCDNCTDEQKESVRKVIGHLVKNEQAYWKELVEKYDPEGVYSKKYEDELQAINK